ctgtgtgtgtgagttgcactgtgtgtgtgtgtgtgtttgtgtgtgtgtgtgtgtgtgtgtgtgtgtgtgtgcgcgcgcgcgcgtgcctCCCGCTTTCATTAGCACCCATGCTGGCCTCGTCAGGTAtgtcagctgctctgctgcctgCGAGGAGTGGATTGGGCCACAGCAGTGCTGGAACCGGGAACATTCATTTAAGGTGGAGCTGAAAGCTGTCCCAAGGTGGAGAGTTTCCCCATCGGTCAACTGCTCTCAGGAATGAGACCGGACAGCAGCTGAGGACAAATCCTAACCTCATACACTTGGACCAGAAAACAGAATCACTTTATAGGCATAAACAAAGTGGAAGCTAAaataccaacaacaacaataaaaaattgtCATGCAATGCTTAAACAAGACACGATTCACATGCTGATAACCCACAACTCATGTCTGTGTATTGACAGAGCAGGTGCCGATGACTCTCATCATCATGCTTCGCACCGGGGCTGGTCTTGTGTgtcagacaacaacaagcaaccTGTTTAAACAGCGAATAGTTGACTCCTTCCCACACACAGAGTCTCTTTTGATATCAGTGGACCtctattttaaaaagacacTTTATTCTTCAAAGGATGTTTACTCAGACTGGGTTAGGTGAGTGTGTGCGTTTAAGAGCATGTGCGAGAGTACCCACAcatgggtatgtgtgtgtgtcttagttCAATGTAGTGCCTACAAAGTGAGGGATTAGGCGAGTGATTTCAGACCATTCCTGAGGCAAGACCAGGCCCATCCCGCCCCACATCACACCTGGACCGAGACTACTTTCCCTCAGGATCGGCCAACTTCCTTAAGCATCCATTTGACTGCATGTTAACACACAACCAGAATAATAAGGATCAAAGTTGCAGTCCCCGTCTTCAACTCCTGGAAAATCACCCAGGCTAAGAGCTGTGCCAGCATCGCTGAGATGTCCCCTCAAATGTTTCCAGTAAACAACATGACACAACTAGATGCAGCATTAGATCACTCTTTAAATAAGGACCGGAGCCATTGGGAAGCTGAAGAAGAATTGGCATCCTCACGTTCCACGGATCAGACAGCACAAAGACAGGGAGGATGTCATTCCACCAGTGACGGCTCACCTTGGCCTGGGGCAAAGCAGCTGGCTAAAGTGCTACAGGGaagttggtggtggtggtggggaggtgagggaggggcaCAATGAACTTTTGCCTTCGTCACTGGTGAACTTGCACATCATCAAAAAtatccagtttaaaaaaagaagagaatgaatAAGCTCCCTCTCCATTCATCACTGTCACAATAGAACAGTTTCTCCTTTATGTACGTGCTTCAAAGGATTTTCCTGATACTCTGGCTTCTACATACAATTACTTATTGACCAAAACATATtctgtttatattattataaaatagaGAAAAAGTGATCCGAACCTCACAAGCTGGAGTCAGTGAATGTTTGGCATTCTTGTTTGATAATTGACAAAAATGCCAGATTATCAAAACCTTTTAATGTCAAATCAATTCACTAAATGAAGTCACTAAAGAAAGAAGTGCATATCAGCATAACTATAAACTCGCATCATACTAAAGTGGCCCGGctttagaaatgtgtttttacatttgcctCCCCTAATTTCTGCTGGAGAAAAACTGAAACGCTGCTTGGAACAAGGGACCACAACCTAGCAGATAAACGAATTCCAGCAATCTGCAGGAATCCATCGCTCTGTGCTGAAACCGCACCAAGTCAAACAGGAGTCACTCTTATGGACTCTGAGATGAAGGGAAATCCAAACCCACACACTCCCCTGACTCAAGTCTCTCCGTCCAACACAGCAGATGCATGGTGAGAGCTCTGCTCCACCAACAGGAGCTCAGGGAcgggaggatgaagagaagtGGGAAGAAAGACACGAGGAAAAACAGCCACAAAAGAAGCCAAGAGCAACATAATCTtacagtttctctctccatcagcaaGTTTAACTTTAGGGGGGAAGATTCAGCGTACCACATCTTCCATTTGGATAAATTCAATGTTTTGGGTAATTTTAAAAGTTGTCTCTCTGGTTTCTAATGAGTAAAGTTATGCTTTTTGTTGCATAGATTTTTACAGGATTCTATCATTTTTACCACTTGGTGAAATAATAAGTAAGAAACATTACAATGGGCAGGATAGTCAAACAAAGACAGTAAAAGATAAAGTTTGGTTATACCTGAGTCTGTCAAAACATACAGCTTGAGCCTAGGTGAGTACTAAGCAGATATCTCTCCCACGCACCACTGAACTGTGGGAAGACAACCATGTCTCATGAGGGCTGCTGTGGAAGGAGTGGGGGTGATGACACAGCCTATCTCATcagagtaaaatgaaaataaacgaCTGCAAACCTGAACGACAGCCAAGCGGAAGGTCTCTCCAGACTTATTGAGCACAGAGCTGCAAGCTCAGAATGACCGGAGCCCTGAGCCCACATGCTCTCTCTGTAGGTCACAGCACTTGCCCAGAGGAAACGTGATGACATGATTGAAAGGGTGACGGCCTGTTTCCACACTGAAGAAGCACCAGACACGGACCAACATGGTTTCTCTGAAGGTCTGGGCTGTTAACACCACTCTACTGTCAACAAGCCCTCCACATAAAGTTTAAATTAGAActgaactaaaaaaataaaaaataaaaaatcacactATGACCTTCACCATTCAAAAACCACCTAACCTCCAGTGGATTGATGTGTGCAGCCATGTGACCTAAGCCTGCACGGGCTCGTTGTGAATATAGAAGCCCTAAACCTAATCTTCAATAGGAAGGTGTGTTTCACTGAGCTTACTCTGCTTTTACCTAAAACAGCAAGCCCAGTCAGATAAAGTTTCAGCAAAATTATGAAATTCGGGAAATAATGTTTCCACCTCATTAATCTCTATAAGATCTCTAAGGTCAAAACATTTGCATAGGTTGATTATTGCAattcaaaaactaaaataattacTTCCCACTGTCACTCAAGATACAAAAGATGTGAGCGATCTAGAAGCCTAATGATTAAGGTGCATACTGCATAGAACGCCAATGTCCGTGGTTTGTGTCCCGGCTGGGGAACCTTTGTTGCATATAATATCCCTGAAAAAGAGTTGATATGCCTAAATTGTTGCACTCACCATGTGGATTCCAGTTGAAAATAGATTTGTAGGTTTgactgtctgtttctgctgttctATCTGTGTCTCCAGCTGGGCAGCTCGGACCTTGTGTTGGGCAAGCAAGATGGTGGCAGGAAGTTGAGACTGCTCCTGGAGAAACAAATGAGATTTGAGCTTTTATTGGAACGCTCATCTAGGTCAGTCGGTCGCAAACTGGGACCCGGGAAAAACATGTGAAagttaaataatattattactgtggagaaaacaaaaacaagagttaGCTGATGCAATCGTGCTGACAATTATCATTCAACTTGGATCTCTAATTAGTTTTCTACCCCGGTCATTGTTCAAAGTTTCTGATAAAGTGCTTTATCAGAAACTTTTCTGCTCGGCAGAAGCAGCTGATCTGCACATATTGAGCACTTCTTCTCATGTAACAGTCATATGTtgagaagagatgaaaacacatgcgctgcgcacccccccccccccccaggataACAGGAGAACTGATGCTTTCAGGCTAGCTGCCACATTATTGATGCAAGCCATATGAACAAAACTGTGGCACTGCAGGGGACGCTGCTTCAAGTGCACTGGGCCGCCTTCACCTCCATTAAATGCAAGGTCGGACATTTCAGTTTCTCCGGTGGAGTGTTGCCAAGCACAGTGAACTAAGAGCACAAGGCTGGACACGTTGTTCACTGATGATGTAGGACATTTTTGATAGGGTGGACAGCGATGGTGGGACAGTCTAGAGGTGTCTTAGCATTTAACAATCAACCAAAAGCCTTTTAATGGCTAAAACTAATAGGTTCTGCTCTGACTGCAAAAAATTGACAACCTTTACTTGTGTGGGTGACACTTATTTTGAAGAAGTACTCATGTCaatttacatactgtattctGTGACACCACATGGTTAACATGTGACTCATTTTACAAAGATCTTGAGGGGAAAGAAGttagtgaataaaaaaatatatgcctGCAGACACAATGTAAATTCAGTGTTTACATTTGATGAGAGCAATATTCAAGAAGTGTGTATATAATTGATTAGTTCACCACTGCTCCAGGAAATAGCAACAAAGAagaaatccaaatccaaatacACGTGTTGGCATATGCTCGTGAGCTTTCTTGCCACAGGGACGTGCAGATGTCAGAGCTCAGGAGAGTTCCCCCAGGGGGTGAGAGCAGAGCTCATCTGGCTACAGTCAACAGGCCCTGTgccttaaacaaacaaatacacagctTAGCCTGCTATCTATGATGGTCCTTCAGCAGTCCGCTCTGCAGGAACAATCACTTCCAAAGCCTGCAGCTCAACACAATGGAGCCAAAAGGCTTTGGAATCACAGAATGAGAACAATGCAGCCTGCAGCACAATGACTGGTAATAAGCTCTTAATGACCTCACAGCCATGAACCCTGAggctgagggtgtgtgtgtttttatgtctgtaTGTCAAGCATCTGTCATAATGTGACTTGCACTTTGCTTGTCTTTTTGCATCACAAGACTCGGTTCTGTGGACTTTTGTACATGCAGCCCATGTGTGTTTCTCACCAGTTCATCCAGCAGAGCCTGCTTGTTCTTCCTCTTGGCCTGCAGCTGTCTCTGCTCATCCTGAAGCACATCCAGTCTCCGCTGCTCATTGCCCTGCTGCTCCAgcaacagcagctcctccagctcctcctgctctcgggtctgaggaggagacaggttAGCAAAAAGTTGAGCAAGTTGCATAAGGATTCACTTGTGAGCTACAAAGAAGCCACACTGTACTCGACTATACAGTCTGACCTCCCTAAGGAAATCctataatcattttaatatcacACTATAGTGATCAGTTAAGTCATTATCCATGTTTGGTACATACAAGTGTAGCTTTATTCTTCTGGATGAGATCTCTGTGCTCTCTCTGGTACTGCTCCATCTTCAGCTTGGTGTTCTCCACGTCAAGGTTGTTTGTCAGGTTGTATACTACATAGAGGAGACAAATCACTGTTCAGCCATCAAGGAGCTAAGTGTACAAAATGATGTTcaagaaacaaagacatttcCATCTGAAGGAATGGTGCTATAATTGGGAGGGTTTAATATTTCTCTAAACTTAAGTGAAACAGATTCGCTCGGATGCACTAAAAGGAAAtgtaaagaggaaaaatgtgttgttttaaagattaaaaacagcAAAGCTGGTTAGGTTtgagtaaacaaataaaatcactgGTGCAAATCTTTGCACCAAACATAAAACTTAGACCactggagcttttttttttgcccacagTTAAAGAGTAAAGCCACTAACATATTATAGGATTGGCCACTGGGACAAATTGGAAGCAAGACTGACTGGCCACACCACAATCAACTCTCTCAATACGTCTAAGCAAAATGTCCATGGTGGTTTGCCAGTCAAGATGAGTTAGTGTTGGCAGAGCTACTCTCTGATCCATGCCCCTGGCAGACACGGGTGGCTGTTAAACATCAACCTATACAGCCAGAGTCGAGGAGAAATTATTTTGACTAGTAAGCATCCCTTTTACCCTCTGTTTCAGGAGGACGCCCCCAATCAGTGCCCCTACCAATGTCCTCCACTTGCTCCAGGTAGTCGTTATACTCTCTCAGGCTTGAGAAGTCAAAATCCCTCTTGTTGTAtctgcagaggaggaacagaACTCATGAtacaaacaacaagaaaagtGAAGAAAGCAGATATGCACTGACATTAATAGCTTCCATTAAATAAACCATTTTATAAAACCATGTCTGCATACTGCCTAATAGGCACACATTAGTAGACAATTAAGGGGCTATTaaagaacagatgagagggagagagagagagagggtggggaggggaggggaggggctgcgAAGTAAAAACCTGGCAGGGAAAGACTTTTCCCGTTTGAGCCCCCCTTGGGGAGAGTCATTGtctacaaaacaaacagtgtaatgagaaagacaaaggtAGCTTAAGAAGTGGGCGGCGGCTTGAGgtgacacataaacacacagagccGTGCACCTCACTCCCCCCcatcacccccccacccccccaaactCACATCTTCAGCACCTTCTTGCGGATCTCCACCTCCTTATCTACAGTCGGGTCTTCGAAGAGCTGCACGCGGAAGTTGCTCTTCCTCAGGGGCGTGTCGCACTGCACACAGTTGCCCGAGCCGCGCACGAACAGCATCTCCACACAGTTCTCGCATCTGTGGGGGAGAGGAGACATCGTAACAGAAAAGCTGAGCATGATGTTTTCGGAGGTGACCCTATTGAGGCAGGCCAGAGAGTAGGCTGTGTGCGTGAGCATGAGCATGTGATAAAATATGTGGCTGCTGAAATACAATTTCCCTCACAGTAAAGCAACTTTTTAATGCCTGTAAGTTATCATCAGGCTCAGTGGGTGATAATAGGCCATATGAATATTTCCTCTGAGTGCTCAAAGATGGCTCATGGATTATGACTGGAATGTCGTTTAGGCTGCTTCCCACTCTCAGACAAGAGGAAATTACTCTGACACCCCATCAGTGGAGTGTCTGTCTGCCCtggaaaaacatttgctttattGTTATTTCAACAGACCTCAGTCATTCTGCCACGTTGCATAATATGATAAAATCATGCTCAGTAATTCACAGTGCAGTCTATcattataaaaatggacatagtctTACGCAGTTtggggaaggaaaagaaatgtcgtgttttcttatttcattgttAAATTGATATATCTTAAACTGAACTACTTTTATTTATCTAAAAGTctgagtttaacattttttttaaggcacCAGTTATGTGCATTCACATGCTATTCCAAttgcacaaaaatatttattattattcctgaCATGGTTTCATTCCTAAATGAAAGCAGGCCATATAATGGAGAAGTTTaagccacatttttaaataccaaGGAAATCTAGGCAGTTATTGATCAGGGTATCTACTATAAATCTGTTTAATGGACATGATTACTTTCCAAgacaatatacagtacagtcatGATGAGTTTTTCAGGCGGCCTTTGGTTCCTTATATACAGCCAATATGAAGCACAACTCTCTTCAAATCAGAGCATGCCTATCCACCAGTGACACAATACTGCACAGAAAGGCTGAAACAATTTTCagataatttagttttttttcaggtaaAGCCCCGGTTGGAACAGGAAGGTTTACTTTATGCACCATCATGACACAACTCCACAGCAACCAACTAGCAGACATACCTGAGGGCACAACCCTGAGCTAAGCTATCAATCACACCTTTATGCAGGTAGGCGTTTACCCATCAGTCACTCTCAAGTGAGGAGTGGACACTGAGGACAATGGGAATGTTCCTAAATCTCCCCTGATGGGGTGGAGGGCCTGGATAAACGTTTGCACAATGCGCTCTTTTAATTTAGTCCTTGTGGAGCTTTATTTCCACAGGAATTCACCTTCCTGCCTTTGACCACCTTTTGCATAAATGGATAACATGTGGTTTTAAATGTCACTATCTGTTTCTGAGCATTGACAGTTTTCATagtaaaattaattaaaagaaaaagttgaaaggggggggggggggggggggggggggggggggggggggcatcatcGATGATATGGCTGGAGTCACTTCTTTACAAAAATCCAAAACTGGGCTTGAGAGACTGGTGCTGTGTCAAAAGATCCCAAAGATGGAGCCTATTATTACAATGGAGACAGAGTCATCATGCAGGACATTTCACTTCATCAGCAGgattcagaacaaaacaaatcagttaaAAGGTGAAACTGCAGAGCCATGGAGTTTGGCTGTTTACGCATAGCGTCTCAGATATGGGTCAAACAAACCCAACCTGCCAAGTACGACACCAgccatacaacacacacacacaaacatacagtaaatatcaaATAGACAAAGCATTGCAAGGGACTATTTTCCACGAGCGTCAGTTTAGCTTGGCTTAGATgaagcagagaaataaaaatgaaagttgaaCGATAGACAGGAACATCTGCGTTGTCGAGCTGGTGCTTCAGTACACGAGAAGCCCAGTGCTCAAGTGCACCCTAGAAGCGGCAGATGTTCACTGTGGCCCCAGGCTACAGGAGATGTATAGGCCTGGCCATATGGAGGTAGATGGAGTGATTCAGCTTGTTTCCACAGGCCCACAAAGAACCCATTCATCAACATGGGACGAAGAGTGGGGCGTAGCTTGCCCCCTGCCCCATAAATGGACCACACAACAGAACTCTGCATAAGGGAAATCCTGTGTAACTCTAGAGGGAAGAGGTGAACGTctaaaggggagggaggagacttTTAGAGTCAATTTGCCATCTTCTGAAGAGTTCCCTAAGTGACAGTTTTCTGGTTGTGTGCCTGTTGCAATTTGTAATCAAAGGCTAGGCTATACCACTTCGTCCACAGAACTGATATTAATTAAGAGTCAGGTCTCAAGGAGCTCGCCATCTTTGTGTCCTAGGGCTGTTGTTGCTGACTGAGTACTCccgactcctccccctctcacctGTCCTGCTCACAGCTCCAGGCTCCTATCTCCCCTATCTGCAGCTGTCAGCAGGTCAGGGAAGGGGGTGGTAAGAGGAGGGTAAACAGGGTCCTCCTGGCTCAGCAGAGaggcccccccaccaccaccatcacccctGCTTGGTGACATTGCTTGTAGCTTTGCTTACCTCCCTTTGCAGGATAgaacagggggggaaaaaacccactacagacagacaggagctGGATTCACCTGTTTCTGTCACGAAGCTCATGATCTTTTCAGTACTCTCTCAGAGTTCACAAAGAGCTGAGCTGGCTTTGTGTCATATCCAAACCTGCTCTAACGCTGTGTCCTGCCCTGCGACCCACAATACCTGAAACAGCACAGTCAAATTTGCTGAGGCCCAAAGAGTTTGCTTACATGCAAGCTAGAGTCAGGATTGATTGAACTTCAAAAATAAACCGCATATTTGACGCATAGATTCCCAACTAGAAATTAGAAATTTCCTTTTAATGATAAGCTCAATAGATGTAGATGTGTctccaaataaaatacaaaacacagtgATATGAATTTTTCCTGATATTTATAGAACAACAAGCTTATGTAACAAAGCTGACCCTGAGGTGGTGCAGAAGGTTAAGTTTCATAATTGGCAAACTTTTACAGCAGTGCCCCATGGAACTctcttaaaggaacagttcaacattttcaGATATATTGTATTAGTATTCAGGCTGAGGCTAACACAAGAAGATCTATACCACTGTCATGTCTCTCTGTGACACATGAATCTACTACCAGGTGGCAGTCAGCTTGGCTTGGCATAAAGACTAAAAATTGGGGGAAACAGCCAGCCTGGTCCGTCAAATGGCAAAAAATGCCACACTAGCAGCTATTAAGTTCACTAATTAATATGTTATTccatgtttgtttatgtgtaaaATTGAAATTGGGAGAAGACAAGTTGTGGTTTTACAGAGGGTTAGAGGTGATGTTAAGTACACAGTCATCTGAACTGATTACTCAACCAAGAGTATTACTGTAAATGCACAACCAAGTCTTGTAATCACCTATAGAGAAAATGAACAGAACTTTTATTGCATGAACAATGAATACctaaaaaaatgacttttccCACTTTACTACAGTTTATCAACCTAGAACATATAAACAGGAAAACTAGTGTCTACTTGAGGTGCGTCaatcccaaaatgtcctcacacacCCACCCCGCATTGCTTgtccctgcctgtgtgtgtcaaATGCCAAAGGGGCATGGGCCTGGTGTCATTGTGCAAAGTAATAAATAACGCACATCAAACACCCCAGTGATAGGGATACAAAATGTGCTGTGGTGGGACTTATATTTAGACGCATTCTAGAGATGGAGAAGCTCAATACTGCATTGCATCTCCAAGGCAGGAAGCCTGGTCGACCATGGCTGGAATGGCCACTGAGCTGAGCTGGGCCAAGGtagagcacttttttttgttaaggcTGCAGCTAGTGATTACAATGTTGAATAATCTACAGATCATTTCCCGACAAATTCCAACATTAATCATTTAACCCATTcacaaagttgaaaaaaaactattgcAGATTCAGACGGTCCAATGGTCCAAAACTCAAAGGAAACATCTATACAGTTACTGTGAGCCAgagaaatgcagaaaataatctgaatacaacgatttttgttttgttgacaaaATTTCTGTGGActgacaaattaattaatgaacaaatatatttaagaGCCAAGTCTGACATCGACAATATTACAATACACTAAGAATCTGAGAGGACATGTTCTaagttttgtttcattctcAGGACTGCACCTGTACGCACTCACAGTATTACAATCAAATAAGTAATGTTACTAAGACGACAAATATAGCGAAGATTTTTTTGGTAATTCTGAATAATATGCCTACTTTGTTCAATTGGCTGCCTGTTGTGCTCCCACAAGATACATTCTCCTTAGTTGTAAAGACACACTGTTTATGTGTCACCGTATATGTACTTTCctttctaaatgtatttatttattccatatttcctcttcttcttcacagttTTCTTCGAAGGCTTGTTGATTACAAATGGGAAACCAGCCACTCCGAAACTGGAACACATTACTCAACATAAAGTTCGGGCCTGGTGCATCTTTCAACTCCTCAGTAAGCTGAAGTGCAAACAAAAAGCCAGATGACATCAGTGATGAAAATACTAATACAGTTTGAGAGTACAGCAGTTTCTGAGAGGTGCATAAATTCAGCACCACGCTGGCTCCAAGGTGACCTGAGCTAGGACATCTCTCCAAATTGCTTCATTGcagaatcattttaattttctgcgTGTAGCCCTGCATCCAGACAGAGGCGGTGAGTTATGAGCCTGCTGACCTGATGACAAAGCACGGCTGCTTCCTGATGGTTCAGTCAATAAACAGACAGGGTCGAAAAAGATGCTCTCATCGTCACTGTATGGTGCTCAGAGAGAACCCGTCCCCTTCATTTAAATGATCAGGTTTTCAAATAGATGACAAGGTTAAACATTGGAAAATGCTCAGCAAACAAGTTTTACCCCATTTGTGCGTCACCCTAATAACATGAGGGTGACGCACAAACGGGAGTTTTCACACAGAGGATTAGTGAAAACTTTTGCCAAACAAATTAAGTTGTTAAGATAGAAAGTCAATAAAAAAGTCTTGTTGTTTTAACTGACAAATTCTTCAACTCATTTTATGTGCTTAAACTTCTTTGTGTTATGTCAAGGTAcataacacaaatacataaatttCAAATTTCTCGTAACTTGCGTGGGCGTTTTGCAGTTTGTTCTGCAAAATTATGAATCCCACCAGGGTTCTAGAAACAAATGTTTAGTTAAACATGCATTACTACAGGGGTTTATTAAGTGAAAAAGGACTGTTCAGAGACCAGCCTTGAGATGTTTAACTTTAGGTACAAAGATGAGAATTGAcatattttatccttttttatgGCTTGGATGAGGTTAGGATATGATTTCTGTCTGTGCTTGTGACTATGGTTACACTTCATAGAGCATGTGAGTTATTAGTAAGGAGCTAAGATTTGTTTAAATCATATAATTATTTGTATAATGTAGGACAACTGTCATGTAGATTCTATTTCATTTGCAGCTTTAAATTTGGCCCTTTTTAAAAGTAACTCCTCTCCCTGTCATCCCGAACTTTTTGTACTTTCCACAATAACTCATATTTCCAAGAACTGTACACTTGGTCAGGTGGTCAAgtaatacacaaatatataacGTTCAGTGTGCAAACGCAAGTTCAGTTTTTAAAGGGGAGTACAGGTCAGGTGTGGAGTTACTGCCTCGTCTATCTACTCAGGGATGTGAGACAGAGTATAAACCCACATTTAATAAGGTGTCAGCTCGTCCGTTTGAGCTGCATTATACTTCTGAATGCTTCATAATTCACAGtatcacatttatttcatctgtacgagcgtgtgtgtgtgtgtgtgtgtgtgcgtgtgtgtgtgaacaactAGCTGCTAGCTGTTGTTGTTAGCTAAAAGCTCAAGTAGCATCAGAGTGTTACACACCTCTTTCACGTGCGACCGTTACGACAGATACTTTTACAATAAGACGTACAGACACACCTGCGTTAAGAGTTTCTCTTGCTGGTGGTTGTCTTTCTTTGCGCAGTAAAGCCAAGCGCACATCGTCGTGTTGTTGGTTCATTagcttccctgtgtgtgtgtgtgcgtgtgtttgtgtgtgttgtgtagcaGTCAGATGTGGATACTCACAGCGTGTGTCCGCACACGTTCACCATCAGCTTCAACGACGGGTTCCTGTATTTGGTTGTTTTGCACCTCGGACACCCCTGGTCGTCCATGTCTGACCGAGGACAACACGGACACAatctggagaagaaaaaaacgtcaaCACTGAGCAGCTCTCCCGTCACATTCAAGGAGCCCGAACTGCTGCGTTACGCACAGTGTGGTCCGACTGGAAACTCCAACTAGTGGTTCCTACTTAATGATGACCTCTACTGCAAAGGCGGTCACACTGTGGTGCAGCCTCACCTGGGGTCTGAGGTGAGAAGCTGAGTGGTTTATTTTCCACTACGTTGTATAAAATGGCAGTTTTTTATCACTGGTTTCactgtctcctctgtgtgtaGTTCCCCTTCACATGAGTCCCATATATTCCATGATCTAATGTCAATATAATTGTCTGAACTTAAACATAATTATAACCAGAAATCAACCCAGATGTTGTTCCCCCCGAGGCTTCTGACATCATTTAGACTCAACGTATAAATGTCTGGGGGAAAATAACTGACCAACTTCGATAGATATATCATGTGATTTATGATTTTACATTGTGAATGTATgatgaacacaaaaaacatgtgaaTTATAATATTACAGTGATTACAAATAGTAACATAAACGTTAAGGCAGCTTGGTTGGattgtttgatttcaaattcAAAGGCTTTAGCTCAGAAAGAATATGTATCAGACTTTGCCTACTAAAAGCTTTTGTGTTACAGGCCTATTGATTTATTGACAATGTATGAATGTCAGTACGTAATAAGATAATGTTAGACTCATTTGTTAGGCTTTATTAGATTTAAATTATTTGCAAAAAagcaaacaccccccccccacacacacacacacatacacacaagttTTGAACATATATCTATGAGATGGTCTTAAAATCTGTATTCATATGGAATGTTTGT
The Scophthalmus maximus strain ysfricsl-2021 chromosome 15, ASM2237912v1, whole genome shotgun sequence DNA segment above includes these coding regions:
- the mnat1 gene encoding CDK-activating kinase assembly factor MAT1 isoform X1, which codes for MDDQGCPRCKTTKYRNPSLKLMVNVCGHTLCENCVEMLFVRGSGNCVQCDTPLRKSNFRVQLFEDPTVDKEVEIRKKVLKIYNKRDFDFSSLREYNDYLEQVEDIGRGTDWGRPPETEVYNLTNNLDVENTKLKMEQYQREHRDLIQKNKATLTREQEELEELLLLEQQGNEQRRLDVLQDEQRQLQAKRKNKQALLDELEQSQLPATILLAQHKVRAAQLETQIEQQKQTVKPTNLFSTGIHMRQTVSLVAVPKVEDVLFHYKPLHVETYGPPVPELEQLSRVGYLNHVRAAMPQDTAGGYTSALACHRAIQDAFSGLFPLKG
- the mnat1 gene encoding CDK-activating kinase assembly factor MAT1 isoform X2 codes for the protein MDDQGCPRCKTTKYRNPSLKLMVNVCGHTLCENCVEMLFVRGSGNCVQCDTPLRKSNFRVQLFEDPTVDKEVEIRKKVLKIYNKRDFDFSSLREYNDYLEQVEDIVYNLTNNLDVENTKLKMEQYQREHRDLIQKNKATLTREQEELEELLLLEQQGNEQRRLDVLQDEQRQLQAKRKNKQALLDELEQSQLPATILLAQHKVRAAQLETQIEQQKQTVKPTNLFSTGIHMRQTVSLVAVPKVEDVLFHYKPLHVETYGPPVPELEQLSRVGYLNHVRAAMPQDTAGGYTSALACHRAIQDAFSGLFPLKG